In Bos javanicus breed banteng chromosome 2, ARS-OSU_banteng_1.0, whole genome shotgun sequence, the following proteins share a genomic window:
- the LDLRAD2 gene encoding low-density lipoprotein receptor class A domain-containing protein 2, with translation MEVRPPQLPQRLLLLGAATLTASALHTADLVDLCGRTRQADGLLLRSHSASRRFYFVAPDMDCGLWVRAAAPGDRIRLQFRFFLVYSLAPPSMPPPALNASAPLQADPCAPGSYLQLYEGPPGTPRPLGAPLCGLTIPAPVTTSGDLLGLRLVTRGRQPRVDFVGEVTSFRLGSCGAYFPCQNGRCIPLSLVCDRWAMDNCGDGSDQASWPPTNCGAPSPESSQEGNTDDSTSQTLTPSAALPSSGPLGTAAEMSPPAHWDPARQGVALEGRWLLVTTHCRCIHRDHTCPAPGMGRGQQARAKA, from the exons ATGGAGGTCCGTCCTCCGCAGCTGCCCCAGAGGCTGCTCCTGCTGGGGGCAGCCACGCTGACTGCATCAGCTCTGCACACTG CTGACCTGGTGGACCTGTGCGGCCGGACCAGGCAGGCGGACGGGCTGCTGCTGCGCTCGCACTCCGCGTCGCGCCGCTTTTACTTCGTGGCCCCGGACATGGACTGCGGGCTCTGGGTGCGGGCGGCCGCCCCCGGCGACAGGATCCGCCTCCAGTTCCGCTTCTTCCTGGTCTACAGCCTGGCCCCGCCGTCCATGCCGCCCCCGGCGCTCAACGCCTCCGCCCCGCTGCAGGCAGACCCCTGCGCCCCCGGCTCCTACCTGCAGTTGTACGAGGGGCCGCCGGGGACGCCCCGGCCCCTGGGAGCCCCGCTCTGCGGCCTGACCATCCCGGCCCCGGTGACGACCTCCGGGGACCTCCTGGGCCTGCGCCTGGTCACCAGAGGCCGCCAGCCCCGCGTGGACTTCGTGGGCGAAGTCACCTCTTTCCGGCTGG GATCCTGTGGTGCCTACTTCCCGTGTCAGAACGGCAGGTGCATCCCCCTGAGCCTGGTGTGCGATCGCTGGGCCATGGACAACTGTGGTGATGGCAGTGACCAGGCCTCCTGGCCACCAACCAACTGCGGAG CTCCCTCTCCAGAGTCCAGCCAGGAGGGGAATACAGATGACAGTACCTCCCAAACCCTGACTCCCTCCGCAGCTCTCCCGTCTTCAGGCCCGCTGGGGACGGCAGCTGAGATGAGCCCACCAGCCCACTGGGACCCTGCCCGACAGGGTGTAGCTCTGGAAGGTAGGTGGCTCTTGGTTACCACCCACTGTCGCTGTATCCACCGAGATCATACTTGTCCCGCTCCAGGGATGGGCAGGGGGCAGCAGGCCCGGGCCAAGGCCTGA